A genome region from Clupea harengus chromosome 7, Ch_v2.0.2, whole genome shotgun sequence includes the following:
- the LOC105891582 gene encoding outer dense fiber protein 2-like, protein MKTRSHSPPIHVHVPESTAVHVHLKRGQSCTASQSHQNDPPKGILRTTAKVRARVPWIPPGKNTAPRDHYQWEGSSHCLEITPVPQSDSGSPPLRLADLSKDELEGIYDHRADLLMSEVDPAMRKVNLQEKRQLLERQSEHLDACHRLIGVREEQLAEASKELEESRRANTDLRHSLGQMQEDAEPSRAQDGAGQSDVDILLRKLVEAEIDGEAAAKQVAALRDLIGQLKKEKKLSRPDAALLGRQHEGLVKKLEAFENTNRALRQLLRDQHGRETDAMRVIDEKEGLLKRLAESEAEKTRLEVQLNTKMREANQITEKLDGEKDIAKSSRYLSKALETTHGHLQKQLRKKEAENDHLGAQIEGMEGALQQQREEMQALQEQIRELQQHRDVDQEALRQTGQSQKQRAEQSESHASQLSAELLEKEAQLTDALSSAEKLRSRHARETREKKKHDLELIAVKNRVTELTEELQTAGDKSRVEKEGLLDRLHRLTSEASSTRLENQRLKTILSGTEERLSVSQSELQQLKSTVKDFENLVDAYKTQVQKTRQESEEYQAKMVESQCEVRGLRAECEQEVEQVQRHVRELEPLGEALRRAEEQLKEAREQEENHRRRITEQSEALREMRLKAEQQDTHTETLEEKILLLLEENKHLRRSVGTTERQLEEANTQNRELLETLAKREERTRSSQLRLDDKTRENELLSRQLKEARGVAQRQVDQSLERALTKERTVQAKALDLETQLNLAKAEMHQLRRCKDETEHRNQSRLEELKKKLEQSDSTNRSLQSYVHYLKASYTNVFGDPFPTSTAHTHM, encoded by the exons ATGAAGACACGGTCCCACTCGCCACCCATTCACGTCCATGTCCCCGAATCCACGGCCGTCCATGTTCACCTGAAGAGGGGTCAAAGCTGCACTGCCTCCCAGTCGCATCAG AATGACCCGCCAAAGGGGATTCTCCGGACCACTGCTAAGGTGAGGGCCAGGGTGCCCTGGATACCGCCTGGGAAGAACACCGCCCCTCGGGATCACTACCAGTGGGAG GGGTCTTCCCACTGTTTGGAGATCACTCCTGTTCCCCAGTCCGACTCCGGCTCTCCTCCTCTGAGGTTAGCTGACCTGTCCAAAGATGAGTTGGAGGGGATATATGACCACAGGGCTGACTTGCTCATGTCAGAGGTGGATCCAGCGATGAGAAAG GTGAATCTGCAGGAGAAGAGGCAGCTCCTAGAGCGTCAGTCTGAGCATCTGGACGCCTGCCATCGATTGATTGGCGTGCGAGAGGAGCAGCTGGCCGAGGCCAGTAAGGAGCTGGAGGAGTCCAGGAGAGCAAACACAGACCTGAGGCACTCGCTGGGGCAGATGCAGGAGGACGCAGAGCCCAGCAG GGCGCAGGATGGAGCTGGGCAGAGTGACGTAGACATTCTGCTCAGGAAACTGGTGGAGGCCGAGATCGATGGGGAGGCGGCAGCCAAGCAGGTGGCAGCTCTACGtgatctgattggtcagctgaaGAAG GAGAAGAAGTTGTCCAGGCCAGACGCAGCCCTGCTGGGACGGCAGCATGAGGGGCTGGTCAAGAAGCTGGAGGCGTTTGAGAACACCAACCGCGCCCTCCGACAACTCCTACGGGATCAGCATGGCCGAGAG ACGGATGCGATGCGGGTGATAGACGAGAAGGAGGGACTACTGAAGAGGCTGGCTGAATCTGAAGCTGAGAAAACG CGACTGGAGGTTCAACTCAATACCAAAATGAGAGAGGCCAATCAAATAACAGAAAAGCTGGACGGGGAAAAG GACATTGCAAAAAGCTCTAGATATTTGTCCAAGGCTCTGGAGACGACTCATGGACACCTGCAGAAACAGCTACgcaagaaagaggcagagaacgACCATCTGGGAGCACAGATTGAG GGGATGGAGGGCgccctgcagcagcagcgggaGGAGATGCAGGCCCTCCAGGAGCAGATCCGGGAGCTACAGCAGCACCGTGACGTGGACCAGGAGGCGCTGCGGCAGACCGGCCAATCACAGAAGCAGCGGGCAGAGCAGAGCGAGAGCCACGCCTCTCAGCTCTCCGCAGAGCTACTGGAGAAG GAGGCCCAGCTGACCGACGCCCTGTCCAGCGCGGAGAAGCTGCGGTCGCGCCACGccagagagaccagagagaagaaaaagcacGACCTGGAGCTCATCGCTGTCAAGAA CCGTGTGACTGAGCTGACTGAGGAACTACAGACTGCAGGAGATAAGAGCCGTGTGGAAAAGGAGGGCCTGTTGGATCGTCTCCATCGCCTGACCTCAGAAGCCTCCTCCACCCGCCTGGAGAACCAGAGACTCAAG ACCATCCTCTCTGGGACCGAGGAGAGGCTGAGCGTGTCACAGTCGGAGCTTCAACAGCTGAAGAGCACCGTCAAGGACTTTGAGAACCTGGTGGACGCCTACAAAACACAG gTGCAGAAGACTCGTCAGGAGTCGGAGGAGTACCAGGCAAAGATGGTGGAGTCTCAGTGTGAGGTACGGGGGTTGCGGGCGGAGTGCgagcaggaggtggagcaggTGCAGAGGCACGTGAGGGAGCTGGAGCCCCTCGGGGAGGCGCTGAGGAGGGCGGAGGAGCAGCTGAAAGAGGccagggagcaggaggagaaccACCGCAGGAGGATCACAGAACAGAGCGAGGCCCTAAGGGAGATGAGACTCAAG GCGGAGCAGcaggacactcacacagagacgcTCGAGGAGAAGATCCTCTTACTGCTGGAGGAGAACAAACACCTGAGACGCTCAGTGGGCACCACGGAGAG gcaGCTGGAGGAGGCTAACACCCAGAACAGAGAGCTGCTGGAGACGCTGGCCAAGCGggaggagaggacgaggagCTCACAGCTGCGTCTGGACGACAAAACCAGGGAGAATGAGCTCCTCTCCAGACAGCTGAAGGAGGCGCGGGGGGTGGCGCAGAGACAA GTTGACCAGAGCCTGGAGCGAGCGCTGACCAAAGAGAGGACGGTGCAGGCTAAAGCGCTGGATCTGGAGactcagctgaacctggccaaggCTGAGATGCACCAGCTACGACGCTGCAAAGACGAG ACGGAGCACCGTAATCAGAGCCGtctggaggagctgaagaagaagCTGGAGCAGTCGGACAGCACCAACCGCAGCCTGCAGAGCTACGTCCACTACCTCAAGGCCTCCTACACCAACGTGTTTGGAGACCCCTTCCccaccagcacagcacacacacacatgtga
- the ptgesl gene encoding prostaglandin E synthase 2, which yields MGVYVKSKMAAACVRTLGKVGRLVLETPACRAANSYAAVPRITLRGSNRSYGTGAGGFRSNPFFTPQLRSVRVLGCSFLLGGGLGLYQTLKLTFQRHLAEEEAKPSGSGAEVKLTLYQYKTCPFCSKVRAFLDYHGLPYEIVEVNPVMRKEIKWSSYRKVPILMVNDTMQLNDSSVIISTLRTSLISREKTISQILECYPKMTSKNDSGKEVVEYNNKYWIMVAGGEEEKLYPEKGARIEEIKWRKWADDWLVHLISPNVYRTPTEALTSFDYIVREGKFGTFEGFFAKYVGAAAMWLISKRLKSRHNLQNDVRQDLYKAANDWVAAIGKERKFMGGEEPNLADLAVFGVLGVMECSPLAFNDMMENTKIKPWYRRMEKATHQNKAKH from the exons ATGGGAGTTTATGTAAAATCCAAGATGGCAGCCGCCTGTGTGAGAACGCTGGGTAAGGTCGGCAGGCTGGTATTGGAGACTCCAGCATGCCGGGCAGCGAACAGTTATGCTGCAGTGCCGAGGATTACTCTTCGTGGATCTAACCGATCATACGGAACCGGTGCCGGGGGGTTCCGGTCTAATCCTTTTTTCACCCCCCAGCTGCGCAGCGTCAGGGTGCTGGGATGTTCGTTTTTGCTCGGTGGTGGGCTGGGTCTATACCAGACTCTTAAATTAACTTTTCAGCGTCACCTTGCAGAAGAAGAGGCAAAA CCATCTGGATCCGGTGCAGAAGTGAAGTTGACCCTCTACCAGTACAAGACGTGCCCCTTCTGCAGTAAGGTGCGAGCGTTCCTGGACTACCATGGTCTCCCATATGAGATTGTGGAGGTTAACCCAGTCATGCGGAAGGAGATTAAGTGGTCCAGCTACAGAAAGGTCCCCATCTTGATGGTGAATGACACAATG CAACTGAACGATTCATCTGTCATTATTAGTACTTTGAGAACCTCCCTAATTAGCAG GGAGAAAACAATTTCTCAGATTCTCGAGTGTTACCCAAAGATGACGTCGAAGAATGACAGTGGGAAGGAGGTGGTAGAGTACAACAACAAGTACTGGATCATGGTGGCGggcggagaggaagagaagctgTACCCAGAAAAAGGAGCAAGGAT AGAGGAGATAAAATGGCGCAAGTGGGCAGATGACTGGCTGGTTCACCTCATCTCGCCCAACGTCTACCGCACACCCACCGAGGCCTTGACATCCTTCGACTACATCGTGCGCGAGGGCAAATTTGGCACCTTTGAGGGCTTCTTTGCCAAGTATGTGGGTGCTGCTGCCATGTGGCTCATTTCGAAGAGGCTCAAAAGTAG acacaacctgcAGAATGACGTGAGACAGGACCTGTACAAAGCTGCCAATGACTGGGTGGCAGCCATCGGCAAAGAGAGGAAGTTTATGGGAGGGGAAGAGCCCAACCTGGCAGATCTG GCAGTGTTTGGTGTCCTGGGAGTGATGGAGTGCAGCCCGCTGGCGTTTAATGACATGATGGAGAACACCAAGATCAAGCCGTGGTACAGGCGCATGGAGAAGGCCACGcatcaaaacaaagcaaagcattGA